One window of Schistosoma mansoni, WGS project CABG00000000 data, supercontig 0136, strain Puerto Rico, whole genome shotgun sequence genomic DNA carries:
- a CDS encoding protein kinase C alpha binding protein,putative — MDFYDHGYEENKLGMTVTSGCVKLKKDPQNLVGISIGGGAPYCPCLYVVQIFDSTPASEDGSLQAGDEITGVNGISVKGKTKVEAARLIQSFKDEVRINYNKLHADPKQGKTLDLILKKVKHRIVETMESSTADALGLSRAILVNDGMVKKLEELNKTSNVFSGMVNHAKKLLRAIYELSRVYAVLGDTFSEIGVKEPMACTSEAFTQFGTIHRSMERFSIEMLKKIKPMIMDLNTFLHKAVPDTKLTIKKYLDVKFEYLSYCLKVKEMDDEEYGFAMVQEPLYRVETGNYEYRLVLRCRQDARTRFAKMRNDVLVKLELLDNKHVQDIVFELQRFIDAMATYHDQCYGVMKQIKIFPLEVDLARDAFAYNLGIFNTGEDEGGEDIDEDVISAESVGEKSVSSKYNQLTDDVKLIDLAGINLNSRYSDNEGDDEVLDMNNWNSLSTWGPHTGDSKSNKQDAVTDLLCFD; from the exons ATGGATTTCTATGATCATGGCTACGAAGAAAACAAACT TGGGATGACCGTAACGAGTGGTTGTGTGAAACTTAAAAAGGACCCACAGAATCTAGTGGGTATAAGTATTGGAGGGGGAGCCCCATACTGTCCATGCCTTTACGTTGTTCAAATATTTGACTCCACGCCAGCTTCAGAAGATGGTAGTCTTCAAGCTGGGGACGAAATAACTGGTGTCAATGGCATATCTGTAAAGGGCAAGACTAAAGTGGAAGCTGCTCGACTTATTCAAAGTTTCAAG GATGAAGTAAGAATTAACTATAACAAACTTCATGCAGACCCAAAACAAGGAAAAACGCTAGACTTAA TACTAAAAAAGGTAAAACATCGTATTGTTGAAACAATGGAATCTAGTACAGCCGATGCTTTAGGTCTAAGCCGAGCTATTCTTGTAAATG ATGGTATGGTTAAAAAGTTGGAAGAACTAAATAAAACATCAAATGTGTTTTCGGGTATGGTAAATCATGCAAAAAAATTGTTACGTGCAATCTATGAACTTTCTCGTGTCTATGCTG TGTTGGGAGACACCTTTTCAGAAATTGGTGTTAAAGAGCCTATGGCATGCACAAGCGAAGCATTTACTCAGTTTGGTACGATTCATCGAAGTATGGAGCGTTTTTCGATTGAAATGTTGAAAAAGATTAAGCCA ATGATCATGGATTTAAACACATTTCTACATAAAGCGGTTCCTGATACAAAGTTAACAATCAAAAAGTATTTAGATGTCAAATTTGAATATTTG TCATATTGCCTTAAAGTAAAGGAAATGGACGATGAAGAGTACGGTTTTGCTATGGTTCAAGAACCACTATATCGTGTAGAAACTGGAAATTATGAATATAGACTTGTTTTAAGATGTCGACAGGATGCACGTACACGGTTCGCTAAGATGCGCAATGATGTTTTAGTAAAATTAGAATTGTTGGATAATAAACATG TACAAGATATTGTGTTTGAGTTACAACGTTTCATCGATGCTATGGCCACCTACCATGATCAGTGTTATGGTGTCATGAAGCAAATTAAAATTTTTCCACTTGAAGTGGATCTGGCTAGAGATGCATTTGCGTACAACCTAGGGATTTTTAATACAGGCGAAGATGAAGGCGGTGAAGATATCGATGAGGATGTAATCAGTGCTGAGTCAGTTGGAGAAAAATCTGTCAGTAGCAAGTATAACCAGTTAACTGACGATGTCAAATTAATAGACTTGGCAGGAATAAATCTCAATAGCCGATATTCTGATAATGAGGGTGATGACGAGGTGTTAGATATGAACAACTGGAACTCCTTATCTACTTGGGGTCCTCATACAGGCGACAGTAAGTCGAATAAACAGGATGCTGTTACAGACTTGCTTTGTTTCGACTAG